The segment CTCACTGGGGCCAGGCCCGGGCACTCGTACACCGTGAAGTCGCCGTCTTCGTTCTCCTCGTCGGAGGAGGCAGAGTCCAACTCCTTGGGAGGCTCTTTATgcctgggtggggggcaggatCGCTGGGTGCTCCCTCACCGTGCAGGTGCCAGCGGCCCAGGGTAGAGGGCAGGGGTGGCGGCAGgccggggtggaggtggggagggctgaGGAGGAGGCAGCGGCCcctggagtgggtgggtgggcAGCACTGGGCGGGGCGTCTTACCGCTCCAGGCATCGCATCTGCTGCCTCTGGTGCTGGAAGTGGTACATCTCCGCACTGTGCGCCAGCCGCTGGTCCCCGGGCTGCgggaggggtggggcgggagggTCAGGCCCGGGACGgaggggtgggacggggaggAGCGGGGCGGGGCCACGCACCGAGATCCCCGGCGGAGCTGGGGAGCTGGGCCCCTGCGGGACCGCGTAGTCGGCCTTCTGTGTCAGGCGGATGTCTTGCTGCAGCCTGCGGGGAACGAAGAGACCTTCGGGGTcaccaccctccccagccccgccccttTATCCCCTCCCACCCGCccggccccaccccgccccgcgcTCACCGCCACCAGAAGAGAGCCGCCACCGCCAGCGCGGCCGCGCCGGCCACGGAGCACGCCAGGATCAGCGCTGCAGGGAGGGGGTGCGGTGAGGGCAGCCTTCGGGGCAGGACCCCGCCTCCCCGCCCGGCCGGACCTACCGAGGGTGAGGCCGTCACCGTGCCCGCCCCGCGGCTCCAGGGGGGACATGTGCACAGGCCCAGACGACACAGCGGGGCCCAGGGAGGGGCGGGGTGTGGGCGCCGGGGCTCCCCGCGTGGAGGGGAGGCCCAGATCGAGTCCCTGGCCTCGCTCTGAAAGCCCCAGGGTGGCCGCTGCAGGGAGATGGCAAGTTAGCACAGCAAGACCGGGCTGGGGTCAAGGGTGTAGGGAGCAGGACAGATGCACGGGTCAGGGTCTCACCCGCCTCTGGGGGCCGCTGTTGTGCCTCAAGCTGGGGTGGGGCCTTGAGCCTGGGGCGCCCTGCCTCCTGCCGGGCTAGCTCCTGGGCCAGGAAGTCGATCTCCTCTTCCAGTCTGGGCTGGTGCAAGCCCTCCCCTGGCGAGGTCGAGGGGCCATCAGCTGGAGAGGCCCTGGGCCCTCCCTGGCAACACCAGCTACAGGTGGCCTTCCCAGAGAGAGCCGGAAGGCCCATCCGCCAGCCAGTCCCCAGGCCTGGGTCTCCTCCCTACAGGCTCCTCTTAGGCCCCAGGAGCCAGAGGACCAGGTGCCAGCCCGAGGCCCTGGCCATCCTAGTCGCCATGGTGACAGCTGAAGCAACTGTGTGAGCGGCAATTCCCAGGCGAGTAGGCAAGGAGCAAGTGCAGGGGGAACACGCAGAAGCCAGCACAGGACAGGGGTGCCGGCCCTCTCCCTACCCGCCTCCCACAAAGTGGTGGGAGGAACACAGGGACAGTGCGTCACCCGGGCTGCGTGGGCCTCCTCGGCCGAGGGGGGCAGGACTTCCCAAGGGACGCAGAGAAGCCCCGTCctaacccccacccctgcctggtcaccaggaggaagggaggggctgtGGATGGGCCTCCCCATCCCAGACCACATGCCTTCAGGGCCCACCCCCCAACTTGTTGCCAGGGACATGTTCCTCCTGGAAGCCCCTCCCACCCTATCCAACACTTCAGCCCCAATACCCTCTGTAATGCCCCATCACACCTGAAGTCACTCTGGCTGGCACCATCCCAACAGACGCTGGGTCAGGGCAGCACCAGGGCATTCAAGCAGACAGGACGAGTGAgtgatggagagagaagaggTGCTGGGCAAAGAGCAGAGGCAGCTCGCGGGGTGGAGAGGTGGGAGCCTGACTCTGCAGAGACTCAGGCCTGGGGAACTGACCTTGTCTCTCCTGGGGTCACCCTGGCACTTCATGCTGGGTACCGGTGGCCCTGGGAAGGGTGactgccccaggccccagcccacTACCCAACTCCTCATGGTGCCATCCGGAAAGGGTCACCAGGCCACTTGGAGGGAGACTGGCGAGTCCTGGCATCCCACAAAGTACAGGACACCCGAGCCGAGTGCTAAGGAAGAGAGCGGATGTACcaggttggggggaggggagaggccgtACCCAGAGGCTGGCGCATCCTGGGCACACAGAGCCCCTGCCGATCCTCCTGAAAGGGCTGGAGGCAGGGCCCACAGACATGTGCACCTGGGGGGCACCGTGCCCGCCTCTTCAGGGCACAGTCCAGGCTCCCAGGACAGGCGGCTGTATCtgggaaggaagcagaggaagaaaagcaTCTCAGGGGGCCTGACTCAGCCCCTGCCCAGAAGTGGTGCTGTCTTggccaccccgcccccaccccagagcTGGCCAAGCCGGCTCCGGCCATTGTTCTGGGCAGGCCCTGCCTCCCCCGCATCAGGGATCAGAACCAGGAAGACAAACAGTCCTGACACTTATGGGAACTCCCTCGCCCCACCCACTCCCCAGAGTCCACTGCCCAGGCCCAGGCCAGCTGTCTGCACGAAAACTGCCCTGTCCTCCTGAGAGCACAGAGCTCTCCCGGGCAGGACCGGGCAGCCCTCCAAGCCCTGCTTCTGGCCTCAAGCTGACCCAGAGCAAGCCCCTCATCCAGCCTTCGAGCCCCAGAGGGTGGGGCCCTGGAATCTCTCATCACCTCAGGGCTGCCACTCAAAGCCCATCACGACATCCTACAGCCCTAGAAAGCCCGGCTGGGAGACGGCCCAGATCCAGTCGCTCCCCCCATGTCTACCTTCTAGTCCGTCCCGGCACAGAGAGGGGTTGCTGGGGTGGGGAAACCTGGGATGGGGTCTGCTGGCTTCACTGGCTTTGCAAACAGAAACCAGGCGGGGCACTCTTGCAGCCGCCGCTGCCGGGGACGGGGGCCCTGGGACTCCAGCAGGGAGGCCGCTTCTAATTTGGGGCCCAGACCTCAGTGTCCTGCACACACAACCGTGGCtcccaccctgatgctggggactGGAGGGCGGTGGCCCTCAAGCCTCAGCCTCCTCTCTGGATGCAGAAGGTGAGGCACCTCCACGCTGGGGAGTCTCAAGGCCTGGGACACTGGCCCCAGTCACTcgacagcagagcctggggagCCACGGAGAGACCCAAAGGACTGTCAATCATGCCTGGGGAGGTGGGCGTGGGGGTATCTTGGACAACCAGGACTGGTCCCCTTGGCCCAGCACCCTCCCCCTACCCCGCGGGAGCGTGTCATCCCAGCCTGTCCTCCAGACTTCAGCTGGCCTGAGTTGGTTTCCTTGGTAACAATACTTGCAGCCTCTGGCTGTAGGTATCCCTTGGAGGAAGTTCCAGCAGCTTCAACAGCAGGTGGGCAAGCAGGCTGGGGCTCCCCTCCCAGGGCTCCCGCCTCCTGCACAGCCTGGGTCAGCAGGCGCCAGTATCAGCGCGCTGgacccagggctggggctggtTAAACATCAAGCCTGCGCCAGCAGGTCTGTCTAGACCCCACCCACCAGCTGGGCCCCAGGGAGCCAGGCAGTCCCAGCCCCTGTGCTGAGAACCCGGAGTGCACTGACCACGGCTAGGGGCCTGTGGTCCAGAGCTGGCTCTCGGTTCTGGGCTCCAGGGCTCTCCCTttgctccctgccccctgccccaggaAGACGCGGGTACTGCCCGTTGATCCTGGGAAGGTCCCTGCTCTAGCCTCAGAGTGCAAATGAGGCCCCAGGAACAACAGCACCTGGAGAGCGGCTGGCACGCTGCCCTGCATCTGGGCGAGCACAGAGCTGATGAGCTGCTGGGGCAGCACCCAGCCTCCCTGTCTCCTCGGGAGCCCCACGCTGTACGCCCTGGAGCCAGGCCGCCAGCAAGCAGCCTCCACCATCCCTGGCCAGCCATGCCCTGGCCCTCAGGCCTCCTTGGGAGCCTCCTCTGGTCAGGCCAGGCCCCTGTCCAGAGGTGCTGTCCCCAGGAAGAAGCCTGCCCTGCTCTGGCCTCTTGTTACACATGCAGACCACGCTGCCCAGGTTATCGTCCCAGCTGCAGCACATCCTAGTCACTTCACTTCTTtgtgcctcagctttctcatctgtgaaatgggctaaAGGCAGCACCTCTCCTATGGAGCTGCTAGGAGAAATGGGGCCTGGGTACAAAGTCCCCCGgtcctgccacctgggaaggtgcgAGCAGGATTCTGGGTTCCTGCAGAAGTCTGGAGCCTcactgccatctgggaagctggcAGGGTCTCCCAGGACCCTGGGCTCATCCCTCTCTGCCTGAATCTGCCCTGGGGGTGTGCCCCCACTGCCAGGCACAGAAGATGGAACGGAAGGGCCCCGCAGGGCAGAGGGTGAGTGAGGAAGCAGAGACTGTgagctcctcctgcccccagcgaGGCCACAGCATGCCCCGAAGCCTGAGACGAGCTGTCAGACGCCCAGGAAACTTCAGACGCCACCACGGCAGCAAAGCAAGGTGCGTGTCCACCACCCAAGCGGCAGGGACAGACCAGAACTGCGGCTCCGACTCCAGGACGGCCACCGGCAGGAAGGCCAGCAGGCACCGGAGCCGCGCGCACAGAGAAACGCCCTTGGGACCGGCTCCAGGCCGCGGCCCGCTCTGAGACAGCCCGCTTGCGACACCGACCCACCGGCTCACGAACCCAGACAAAGACAAGAAGCGGATGGACTTAAGGTTCGCCGCCAAGGAGCCCGGAGAAGCCCCGTCCAGAGGAGTCCCTCGGCGGTGCGGCGCCGCGCCCTTCCCGCCGGGGACTGTTTACCCGAGCAGGGCCAGGCGAGGCCGGCGCGGCGGCTCGCGGGCTGGGCCGGCCGGGGCCTGCGAGGCCTGCGGGCCCAGAccagggcggcggcggcggcggcggcggggagggTGAGCGCGGCGCCGCGCGGCCGAAGCCCCACCCGGCGACCCCCGACCCCGGGGCGCCCCGCAGCCGGCTGCCCAGCGCGTCGCTCACCGGAGCGGCCGGCGGCCGCACCGCGCAAGGCCGCGCCGAGGACGAGGCCGgacagcagcagccgcagcagccgcAGGTGCCGCGGGGAGGGCGGGGGCACAGGCGTCGCCATCCTTCAGCGCCGCGGCCGGGGCAGCATGGCACCGCGCGGCCCGGGGCTGGGCGCGGGGTCGGGGCGCCGGGGGAGGCGCGGCGAGGAGGGGGCGGAGGCCGAAGGCGGACGCCGAGGAAaa is part of the Bos indicus isolate NIAB-ARS_2022 breed Sahiwal x Tharparkar chromosome 11, NIAB-ARS_B.indTharparkar_mat_pri_1.0, whole genome shotgun sequence genome and harbors:
- the NPDC1 gene encoding neural proliferation differentiation and control protein 1 isoform X2, with translation MATPVPPPSPRHLRLLRLLLSGLVLGAALRGAAAGRSDTAACPGSLDCALKRRARCPPGAHVCGPCLQPFQEDRQGLCVPRMRQPLGEGLHQPRLEEEIDFLAQELARQEAGRPRLKAPPQLEAQQRPPEAGPAGRGGGVLPRRLPSPHPLPAALILACSVAGAAALAVAALFWWRLQQDIRLTQKADYAVPQGPSSPAPPGISPGDQRLAHSAEMYHFQHQRQQMRCLERHKEPPKELDSASSDEENEDGDFTVYECPGLAPTGEMEVRNPLFDHASLSAPPLQ
- the NPDC1 gene encoding neural proliferation differentiation and control protein 1 isoform X1 — protein: MATPVPPPSPRHLRLLRLLLSGLVLGAALRGAAAGRSDTAACPGSLDCALKRRARCPPGAHVCGPCLQPFQEDRQGLCVPRMRQPLGEGLHQPRLEEEIDFLAQELARQEAGRPRLKAPPQLEAQQRPPEAAATLGLSERGQGLDLGLPSTRGAPAPTPRPSLGPAVSSGPVHMSPLEPRGGHGDGLTLALILACSVAGAAALAVAALFWWRLQQDIRLTQKADYAVPQGPSSPAPPGISPGDQRLAHSAEMYHFQHQRQQMRCLERHKEPPKELDSASSDEENEDGDFTVYECPGLAPTGEMEVRNPLFDHASLSAPPLQ